In a single window of the Melanotaenia boesemani isolate fMelBoe1 chromosome 22, fMelBoe1.pri, whole genome shotgun sequence genome:
- the LOC121634166 gene encoding rho-associated protein kinase 2-like, producing the protein MLGAESRLESRLKKLESLMRNPQSALNFETLLDSMNALAHDLNYPALRKNKNIEAFLNRYEKLVSQLRELQVKLEDFEKVKLIGRGAYGEVQLVRHKASQKVYAMKQLSKFEMIKRSDSAFFWEERHIMAFSNSPWIVQLCCAFQDDRHLYMVMEFMPGGDLVTLTMNYDIPEKWARFYMAEVVLALDSIHSMGFIHRDVKPDNMLLDQHGHLKLADFGTCMKMDSTGMVRCDTAVGTPDYISPEVLQSQGGEGHYGRECDWWSVGVFIYEMLVGETPFYAESLVGTYGKIMNHQNSLVFPDDIEMSRDAKDLICAFLTDRKVRLGRTGIDEIKRHPFFKNDQWTFDNIRETVAPVVPELHGDIDTSNFDDIEEDKGDAETFPPPKAFVGNQLPFIGFTYFKEDQLLRTTGSSSVEDSEDCKENSEDKENSLDSKKELQKKLHQLEEQLDHEMQAKDELEQKCKNATNRLDKLVKELDKEMNSRQRVEASLRQLERERALLQHQSAESLRKVEIEADRKRSLENELNNLRDQLEDLKKRNQHSQISNDKNIQLQKQLEDVNAVLQSEQEAVARLKKSQAEVQKQAQSLEVNLKEMQTKCSHLENSKMELEKQLRGLQAELEEEKRDSNLRTETITDLQGCVSGLEEEVKEVKSSLSKVQTEKKELQKKLNDLEKEKSNQEIDLTFKLKSLHQSLEQEEAEHKATKAKLADKHTIYQSLEEAKSEALKEMECTLQEERSLKLQVEGKLLQLEKDHSMLDCDYKQTQQKLDELQAQKEKLSEEVMHLTLRLENEMHKRSLNQSELKIQNQQVSVLRSSEKQLKQELNQLLDMKQILEKQNQELRREKQEADGQLKELKDQLEAQQYFTTLYKTQVRELKDECNERNKQYKEAQRRLAEYQEERDSLAAQLETSLTKADSEHLARSIAEEQYSLLEKEKIMRELEIKDMMARHKQELNDKEATITSLEESNRTLTVDVANLASEKEELNNQLKEMQQKLQNATEEEKEMNSLKVILEKQLQNEKTLKIQAVNKLAEVMNKRDPGRGGHRGTDTEVHRKEKENRKLQLELRAEKEKFSSTIMKYQKELTDMQALIAEENHMRLELQMVLDSKESDLEQLRCQLSSLSVISLDTTSISSGNDLDIADGYPDSRLEGWISLPTKNTKRFGWDKKYVVVSSKKILFYNSEVDREQANPFMTLDIDKLFHVRPVTQTDVYRADVKEIPRIFQILYANEGENKLQQEVVVESASYSERPSYISHKGHEFIVTLYHFPTSCEACTRPLWQVFKPPPALECRRCHIKFHKDHLDNKEEVIVPCKVNYDISIAKELLLLTSSQKEQQRWVSHLLKRIPRKHPAVGPPPAAQSSPHESTSRMSPRISPQPSPRNSPHLSAHRSAIKAHPSKHQQTSRKSS; encoded by the exons ATGCTGGGAGCGGAGAGCAGACTGGAAAGCCGGCTGAAGAAGCTGGAGTCCCTGATGAGGAATCCCCAGTCGGCTCTGAACTTTGAAACCCTTCTA gaTTCCATGAATGCATTGGCCCATGATCTGAACTATCCTGCCCTGcgaaagaacaaaaacatagaaGCTTTTCTAAACAGAT ATGAAAAGTTGGTGAGTCAGCTGCGAGAACTGCAAGTAAAGCTTGAAGACTTTGAAAAAGTGAAGCTGATCGGGAGAGGAGCCTACGGAGAAGTGCAGCTG GTCCGTCACAAGGCCTCTCAGAAAGTTTACGCCATGAAGCAGCTCAGCAAGTTTGAGATGATTAAACGGTCTGATTCAGCCTTTTTCTGGGAGGAGAGGCACATCATGGCATTTTCTAACAGTCCCTGGATAGTCCAG CTTTGCTGTGCTTTCCAAGATGATCGCCACCTTTATATGGTGATGGAATTCATGCCAGGAGGAGACCTGGTCACCCTCACCATGAACTATGACATCCCAGAGAAGTGGGCTCGCTTCTACATGGCTGAAGTGGTGCTGGCGCTGGACTCCATCCACTCCATGGGCTTCATCCACCGAGATGTTAAACCAGACAACATGCTGCTGGACCAGCATGGACATCTCAAACTGGCAGACTTTGGCACTTGCATGAAGATGGACTCG ACAGGTATGGTGCGCTGCGACACGGCTGTAGGAACACCAGATTACATCTCACCTGAGGTGCTCCAATCTCAGGGTGGTGAAGGACACTATGGTCGAGAGTGTGACTGGTGGTCTGTAGGAGTTTTTATCTATGAGATGCTAGTTG GTGAAACCCCTTTCTATGCCGAGTCCCTCGTTGGAACTTATGGGAAGATCATGAACCACCAGAACTCACTGGTCTTCCCAGATGACATAGAGATGTCTCGGGATGCTAAAGATCTCATCTGTGCCTTTCTCACTGACAG GAAAGTTCGCCTGGGCCGCACTGGAATAGATGAAATCAAGCGTCATCCTTTCTTTAAGAACGACCAGTGGACCTTTGACAACATCCGTGAGA CTGTGGCCCCAGTTGTGCCGGAGCTGCACGGAGACATAGACACCAGTAACTTTGATGACATTGAGGAGGATAAAGGAGATGCTGAGACTTTTCCGCCACCCAAAGCCTTCGTGGGCAACCAGCTACCATTTATCGGCTTCACTTATTTCAAGGAGGATCA GCTGCTGAGGACAACAGGCAGTAGCTCTGTGGAGGATTCAGAAGACTGTAAGGAGAACTCTGAGGATAAGGAAAACTCTTTGGACAGTAAGAAAGAG ctgcagaaaaagcTTCATCAGTTGGAGGAGCAGCTCGACCATGAGATGCAGGCCAAAGATGAGCTGGAGCAAAAGTGCAA AAATGCTACCAACCGTTTAGACAAGCTGGTTAAAGAGTTGGATAAGGAG ATGAACAGCAGGCAGAGAGTTGAGGCCTCACTGAGGCAGCTGGAGCGAGAGCGAGCGTTGCTGCAGCACCAGAGTGCTGAGAGCCTCCGCAAGGTGGAGATCGAAGCTGACAGAAAACGCAGCCTGGAGAATGAAT TAAACAACCTGAGGGACCAGCTGGAGGATCTGAAGAAGAGGAACCAGCACTCACAGATCTCcaatgacaaaaacatccaGCTTCAAAAACAA cTCGAGGATGTCAATGCTGTACTTCAGTCTGAGCAGGAAGCAGTGGCGCGGCTGAAGAAGAGTCAAGCAGAGGTGCAGAAACAAGCCCAGAGCCTTGAGGTCAACCTCAAGGAGATGCAGACAAAGTGCAGCCACCTGGAAAACAGCAAGATGGAGCTGGAAAAGCAGCTGAGAGGCCTGCAAGCTGAGctggaggaagagaaaagagacTCCAACCTCAGGACAGAAACTATAACTGACCTGCAGG GGTGTGTCTCTGGTCTGGAAGAGGAGGTGAAAGAGGTGAAATCCTCTCTGTCCAAAGTCCAAACTGAAAAgaaggagctgcagaaaaaaCTCAATGATCTTGAAAAG GAAAAGAGCAACCAAGAGATCGACCTGACGTTCAAGCTCAAGTCACTCCATCAGAGTTTGGAGCAAGAGGAGGCAGAACACAAAGCCACCAAAGCAAAGCTGGCAGATAAACATACAATCTACCAGTCCCTTGAGGAGGCGAAATCTGAAGCTTTAAAAG AGATGGAGTGCACCCTGCAAGAGGAGCGCAGTTtgaagctgcaggtggagggaaagctgctgcagctggagaagGATCACTCCATGCTGGACTGTGACTATAAGCAGACACAGCAGAAGCTGGACGAGCTGCAGGCACAGAAGGAGAAACTCTCTGAAgag GTAATGCACCTTACCTTACGCTTGGAGAACGAGATGCATAAGCGGAGTTTGAACCAGAGCGAACTGAAGATACAGAACCAGCAGGTTTCTGTGCTTCGCTCTTCAGAGAAACAGCTCAAACAGGAGCTCAACCAGCTGCTGGACATGAAGCAGATCCTGGAGAAACAGAACCAGGAGCTGCGCAG GGAAAAGCAAGAAGCTGATGGCCAGTTGAAGGAGCTGAAGGACCAGCTGGAGGCACAGCAGTATTTCACA aCCCTTTACAAGACACAGGTCCGTGAGCTGAAGGATGAGTGTAATGAGAGGAATAAACAGTACAAAGAAGCTCAGCGGCGACTGGCAGAATACCAGGAGGAAAG GGATTCTCTGGCTGCCCAGCTGGAAACCAGCTTGACCAAAGCTGATTCTGAACACCTGGCTCGATCCATTGCTGAAGAGCAGTACTCTCTTTTGGAGAAGGAGAAGATCATGAGGGAGCTAGAGATCAAAGATATGATGGCGAGACACAAACAGGAGCTCAACGACAAGGAGGCCACCATCACCTCG CTGGAAGAGTCCAACCGCACTCTGACAGTGGATGTGGCCAACCTGGCCAGTGAGAAAGAAGAGCTGAACAACCAGCtaaaagaaatgcagcaaa AACTCCAAAATGCCACGGAGGAAGAAAAGGAGATGAACTCTCTGAAAGTGATTcttgagaagcagctgcagaatgAAAAGACACTGAAAATTCAG GCTGTGAACAAGCTAGCTGAGGTGATGAACAAGAGAGATCCGGGGCGGGGAGGCCATCGAGGCACCGACACCGAGGTGCAcaggaaggagaaggagaacagGAAACTGCAGCTGGAGCTGAGAGCAGAGAAGGAGAAATTCAGCAGCACCATCATGAAGTACCAGAAGGAGCTGACGGATATGCAGGCG CTGATTGCAGAAGAGAACCACATGCGTCTGGAGCTTCAGATGGTATTGGACAGTAAAGAGAGCGACCTCGAGCAGCTTCGATGCCAGCTATCTTCTCTCAGCGTCATCTCTCTGGACACCACCAGCATCAGCAGTGGCAACGATCTGGACATTGCTGATGGATATCCAG ACTCCAGGCTGGAGGGCTGGATTTCACTTCCTACCAAGAACACCAAGCGATTTGGCTGGGACAAAAAA TATGTTGTGGTGAGCAGCAAGAAAATACTGTTCTACAACAGCGAAGTGGACAGAGAGCAAGCCAACCCTTTCATGACTCTGGACATTGA TAAGCTGTTTCATGTCCGACCTGTCACTCAAACTGATGTGTATCGTGCAGATGTCAAAGAAATTCCAAGGATATTCCAG ATTCTGTATGCCAATGAAGGCGAAAACAAACTTCAGCAGGAAGTTGTAGTGGAGTCCGCATCATACAGCGAGCGCCCGTCCTACATCAGCCACAAAGGCCACGAGTTCATCGTCACTCTTTACCACTTCCCCACCAGCTGCGAGGCCTGCACTCGACCCTTGTGGCAAGTCTTCAAGCCTCCTCCAGCCCTCGAGTGTCGTCGCTGCCACATTAAATTCCACAAAGACCACCTGGACAATAAGGAAGAAGTCATTGTACCCTGCAAAG TGAACTACGACATCTCCA